The segment AAGTCGGGTGGTCAGGAATCCGTTTTCGAGTTCCGTTCTTCGAGTTTCAACTGAAGACGGCGTTGGACTTCCGGGGGTACAAATTCTTCGAGATGACCGCCGAACAAGGCAATTTCGCGAACGATTCGCGAGCTCAGCAAGAGGAAACGCTCGCTGGGCAACAGACACACAGTGTCGATCCGCGGGTTCAGCTTCTGGTTTGCAATGGCCATCGTGATTTCGTATTCGAAATCGGAGACCACTCGGAGACCCCGGACGAGCGCGATGGCG is part of the Candidatus Hydrogenedentota bacterium genome and harbors:
- the coaD gene encoding pantetheine-phosphate adenylyltransferase; this encodes MSNRVAVYPGSFDPATYGHLDLIERAAKIFDSLIVAVARNSEKTGLFTVDERIEMLSSITKHLPNVKVTSFTGLTAEFAKNCDAIALVRGLRVVSDFEYEITMAIANQKLNPRIDTVCLLPSERFLLLSSRIVREIALFGGHLEEFVPPEVQRRLQLKLEERNSKTDS